A genomic segment from Nocardia cyriacigeorgica GUH-2 encodes:
- a CDS encoding M13 family metallopeptidase: protein MLDRRAFLVALGVVPAAALLVSCSEDEAAQPLKQVDMTGSDPAIRPQDDLYRHVNGKWLREYQLPPDKVSYGAISEANDRTEQQLREIIESISDPEPGSEAQQIRDLYDARMNLDEIEQLGLTPLEPMFAEIDGAKTKAELAAVMGALPIGGLIGLGISIDRKNSDAYIPSIGQSGLGLSEQYYRKPEYAEQLAGYRTFNERLAAAAGLPDPAGLAQRELDLETKIAAGHWDNVRNRDTDATYNRMSWDATKALAPEFDWDPWLEASTLGRPKEHFAEIVVNQPSFVTEAGKIWAETDIALWRDYLKLTLLRQYARFLPKAFADANFDFNGRLMAGLQERPELWKSAVGTVDSNLGEQLGKLYVDKHFPPEAKERAMEMVEDLFAAYRENFTNSSWMSPETRKASIEKLDKIKPKIGYPDKWVDYSELKITRGKLIESLRAVNDFEVERALDRLGTKVDDSEWAMSPQTVNAYYMASTNEIAFPAAYLQPPFFDKDAEAAVNYGAVGATIGHEIGHGFDDQGSKFDGDGNRRDWWTEADRAAFDAKTQQLIEQYNVLVPEGLDPEQHVNGELTVGENLADLRGLLIALAAYRIAEKRRGVDNPDYRSMFLSWARGWRDKQTREVTERLLATDTHSPNEFRCNQVVRNLEEFYTTFGVKEGDELFLPKEQRVSL, encoded by the coding sequence ATGCTGGATCGCCGCGCGTTCTTGGTGGCTCTAGGGGTGGTGCCCGCCGCGGCGCTGCTGGTGTCCTGCTCGGAGGACGAGGCGGCGCAGCCGTTGAAGCAGGTCGATATGACCGGCTCCGATCCGGCGATCAGGCCGCAGGACGATCTGTACCGGCACGTCAACGGCAAGTGGTTGCGGGAGTACCAGCTGCCGCCGGACAAGGTGTCCTATGGCGCGATCAGCGAGGCCAATGACCGCACCGAACAGCAGTTGCGCGAGATCATCGAGTCGATCTCCGATCCGGAGCCGGGGTCGGAGGCGCAGCAGATCCGCGATCTGTACGACGCCAGGATGAACCTCGACGAGATCGAGCAGCTCGGGCTCACCCCGCTGGAGCCGATGTTCGCCGAGATCGACGGCGCCAAGACCAAGGCCGAGCTGGCCGCCGTGATGGGCGCGCTGCCGATCGGCGGGCTGATCGGGCTCGGCATCAGCATCGACCGCAAGAACTCCGACGCCTACATCCCCTCGATCGGCCAGTCCGGTCTCGGATTGAGCGAGCAGTACTACCGCAAACCCGAGTATGCCGAGCAGCTAGCCGGATACCGGACCTTCAACGAACGCCTGGCCGCCGCGGCCGGCCTGCCCGACCCCGCGGGGCTGGCCCAGCGCGAACTCGACCTGGAGACCAAGATCGCCGCCGGCCACTGGGACAACGTGCGCAACCGCGACACCGACGCCACTTACAACCGGATGAGCTGGGACGCCACCAAGGCCCTGGCCCCGGAATTCGACTGGGACCCGTGGCTGGAGGCGTCCACCCTGGGGCGGCCGAAGGAGCACTTCGCCGAGATCGTGGTGAACCAGCCGTCCTTCGTCACCGAGGCGGGCAAGATCTGGGCCGAGACCGATATCGCGCTGTGGCGCGACTACCTCAAGCTCACCCTGCTGCGCCAGTACGCGCGGTTCCTGCCGAAGGCGTTCGCCGACGCCAATTTCGACTTCAACGGCCGGCTGATGGCCGGGCTCCAGGAGCGGCCCGAGCTGTGGAAGTCCGCGGTCGGCACCGTGGACTCCAATCTGGGCGAGCAGCTGGGCAAGCTGTACGTGGACAAGCATTTCCCGCCCGAGGCCAAAGAGCGCGCCATGGAGATGGTCGAGGATCTGTTCGCCGCCTACCGGGAGAACTTCACCAACTCCTCATGGATGTCGCCGGAGACCAGGAAGGCCTCGATCGAGAAGCTGGACAAGATCAAGCCCAAGATCGGCTACCCGGACAAGTGGGTGGACTACTCCGAGCTGAAGATCACCCGCGGCAAACTCATCGAATCCCTGCGCGCAGTCAACGATTTCGAGGTCGAGCGCGCGCTCGACCGGCTCGGCACCAAGGTCGACGATTCCGAATGGGCGATGTCGCCGCAGACGGTGAACGCCTACTACATGGCCTCCACCAACGAAATCGCCTTCCCCGCCGCGTATCTGCAGCCGCCGTTCTTCGACAAGGACGCCGAGGCCGCGGTGAACTACGGTGCGGTCGGCGCGACCATCGGCCACGAGATCGGCCATGGCTTCGACGATCAGGGGTCGAAGTTCGACGGTGACGGCAACCGCCGCGACTGGTGGACCGAGGCCGACCGCGCCGCCTTCGACGCCAAGACCCAGCAGCTGATCGAGCAGTACAACGTGCTCGTGCCCGAGGGCCTCGATCCCGAACAACACGTCAACGGTGAGCTCACCGTCGGCGAGAACCTGGCCGATCTACGCGGTCTGCTGATCGCGCTGGCGGCCTACCGCATCGCCGAAAAGCGCCGCGGCGTAGACAATCCCGACTACCGCTCGATGTTCCTGTCCTGGGCGCGCGGCTGGCGCGACAAGCAGACCCGCGAGGTCACCGAGCGCCTCCTGGCCACCGACACCCACTCCCCGAACGAGTTCCGCTGCAACCAGGTGGTGCGCAATCTCGAGGAGTTCTACACGACGTTCGGGGTCAAGGAGGGCGACGAGCTGTTCCTGCCGAAGGAGCAGCGCGTCAGTTTGTGA
- the rplN gene encoding 50S ribosomal protein L14 yields the protein MIQQESRLRVADNTGAKEILCIRVLGGSSRRYAGIGDVIVATVKDAIPGGNVKRGDVVKAVVVRTTKERRRPDGSYIRFDENAAVLIKADNDPRGTRIFGPVGRELRDKKFMKIVSLAPEVL from the coding sequence GTGATTCAGCAGGAGTCGCGACTGCGCGTCGCCGACAACACGGGAGCGAAGGAAATCCTTTGCATCCGCGTTCTCGGTGGCTCGTCGCGTCGCTATGCCGGTATCGGCGACGTCATCGTCGCCACCGTGAAGGACGCCATCCCCGGCGGCAACGTCAAGCGGGGTGACGTCGTCAAGGCCGTCGTCGTGCGCACCACCAAGGAGCGCCGTCGTCCGGATGGTTCCTACATCCGTTTCGACGAGAACGCCGCCGTGCTCATCAAGGCGGACAACGATCCGCGCGGCACCCGCATCTTCGGCCCGGTCGGCCGCGAGCTGCGCGATAAGAAGTTCATGAAGATCGTCTCGCTGGCCCCGGAGGTGCTCTGA
- the rplX gene encoding 50S ribosomal protein L24, with protein MKVHKGDTVLVISGKDKGAKGKVIQAYPATNKVLVEGVNRIKKHVANSANQRGASSGGIVTQEAPIHVSNVMVVDSDGKPTRVGYRTDEETGKRVRISRNNGKDI; from the coding sequence ATGAAGGTGCACAAGGGCGACACCGTGCTCGTCATCTCGGGTAAAGACAAGGGCGCCAAGGGCAAGGTCATCCAGGCCTACCCGGCGACCAACAAGGTCCTCGTCGAGGGCGTGAACCGGATCAAGAAGCACGTCGCGAACTCCGCCAACCAGCGCGGCGCCTCCTCGGGCGGCATCGTGACCCAGGAAGCCCCGATCCACGTGTCCAACGTGATGGTCGTCGACTCCGATGGCAAGCCGACCCGCGTGGGCTACCGGACCGACGAAGAGACCGGCAAGCGGGTTCGGATCTCCCGTAACAACGGGAAGGACATCTGA
- the rplE gene encoding 50S ribosomal protein L5 — translation MTTTENVQPRLKQRYREEIKDALNKEFNYANVMQIPGVVKVVVNMGVGDAARDAKLINGAVNDLALITGQKPEIRKATKSIAQFKLREGMPIGAKVTLRGDRMWEFLDRLVSIALPRIRDFRGLSPKQFDGNGNYTFGLSEQSMFHEIDVDSIDRPRGMDITVVTTATNNEEGRALLKHLGFPFKEN, via the coding sequence ATGACCACGACTGAAAACGTGCAGCCTCGGCTGAAGCAGCGCTACCGCGAGGAAATCAAGGACGCGCTGAACAAGGAATTCAACTACGCCAACGTGATGCAGATCCCGGGCGTGGTGAAGGTCGTCGTGAACATGGGTGTCGGTGACGCCGCCCGCGACGCCAAGCTGATCAACGGCGCGGTCAACGACCTGGCGCTGATCACCGGTCAGAAGCCGGAGATCCGCAAGGCGACCAAGTCCATCGCGCAGTTCAAGCTGCGTGAGGGCATGCCGATCGGCGCCAAGGTCACCCTGCGTGGCGACCGGATGTGGGAGTTCCTGGACCGCCTGGTCTCCATCGCGCTGCCGCGTATCCGCGACTTCCGTGGTCTGTCGCCGAAGCAGTTCGACGGCAACGGCAACTACACCTTCGGTCTGAGCGAGCAGTCGATGTTCCACGAGATCGATGTGGACTCCATCGACCGCCCGCGCGGTATGGACATCACCGTCGTGACCACTGCGACCAACAACGAAGAAGGCCGTGCCCTGCTCAAGCACCTCGGCTTCCCGTTCAAGGAGAACTGA
- a CDS encoding type Z 30S ribosomal protein S14, translated as MAKKALVNKANRKPKFAVRAYTRCQRCGRPHAVYRKFGLCRVCLREMAHRGELPGVHKSSW; from the coding sequence ATGGCTAAGAAAGCTCTGGTCAACAAGGCCAACCGCAAGCCGAAGTTCGCCGTCCGGGCCTACACCCGCTGCCAGCGCTGCGGCCGCCCGCACGCGGTCTACCGCAAGTTCGGCCTGTGCCGCGTGTGCCTGCGCGAAATGGCGCACCGCGGCGAGCTGCCCGGCGTGCACAAGAGCTCCTGGTGA
- a CDS encoding Uma2 family endonuclease, which produces MSSPRIQRPDLPRYMTWDELEQLPAEIAEQIELWEGRVIWLPRGPHEHQEFANLMWSALRRCAREAKGPDPAQRWRVSTGTNVFLGGSEKSDFVTPDFLVHRHLSEPYQDLCATDVLLAGEVLDPSDNPADVEPKKARYAGAGIPWYWEVTLAHEERAVAWVHAYALESTHGKLPEGVRPLHPANYLLTGNWSPKDSDAIVAEHPFPIRIPWSELEF; this is translated from the coding sequence ATGTCGAGCCCGCGCATCCAGCGCCCTGACCTCCCGCGGTACATGACCTGGGATGAGTTGGAGCAACTCCCGGCGGAAATCGCGGAGCAGATCGAGCTGTGGGAGGGACGGGTGATCTGGCTACCTCGCGGACCTCACGAACATCAAGAGTTCGCGAACCTCATGTGGAGTGCGCTGCGCCGCTGTGCGCGCGAAGCGAAAGGACCCGATCCGGCTCAGCGATGGCGGGTCAGTACAGGGACGAACGTCTTTCTCGGTGGGTCCGAAAAATCGGACTTCGTCACGCCGGACTTCCTCGTCCATCGCCACCTGTCCGAGCCGTACCAAGATCTCTGCGCCACCGATGTCCTGCTTGCCGGCGAAGTCCTCGACCCGTCGGACAACCCGGCCGACGTGGAACCGAAGAAAGCTCGATACGCAGGGGCCGGCATCCCGTGGTACTGGGAGGTGACGCTGGCGCACGAGGAGCGCGCGGTCGCCTGGGTGCACGCCTACGCACTCGAATCCACCCACGGAAAACTTCCGGAGGGTGTTCGCCCGCTGCATCCGGCCAACTACCTCCTCACCGGAAACTGGTCGCCCAAGGATTCCGACGCGATCGTCGCCGAGCACCCGTTCCCGATCCGCATCCCCTGGTCCGAGCTCGAATTCTGA
- a CDS encoding AAA family ATPase, whose translation MVHRFGPHGLYLLDEPEAALSVSGCMAVLARLAELTEQDCQAIVATHSPVLLALPGATIYEISDDGAISRVEYDDALPVRLTRAFLTAPEKYLRHLLGDENGPE comes from the coding sequence GTGGTTCATCGATTCGGCCCGCACGGGCTGTACCTGCTGGACGAGCCGGAGGCCGCGCTGTCGGTCAGCGGCTGCATGGCGGTGCTCGCGCGATTGGCCGAGCTCACCGAGCAAGATTGTCAGGCGATCGTCGCTACTCATTCGCCCGTTCTGCTCGCCCTGCCGGGCGCAACCATCTACGAGATCAGCGACGACGGGGCCATCAGTCGCGTCGAGTACGACGATGCGTTGCCGGTCCGGTTGACCCGAGCCTTCCTCACTGCCCCGGAGAAATACTTGCGGCACCTGCTCGGCGACGAGAACGGCCCCGAGTGA
- the rpsH gene encoding 30S ribosomal protein S8 has translation MTMTDPIADFLTRLRNANSAYHDQVKAPHSKLKANIAEILKREGYIADYRTEDAAVGKNLVVDLKYGPSRERSLQGLRRVSKPGLRVYAKSTNLPKVLGGLGVAIISTSTGLLTDRQAAKAGVGGEVLAYVW, from the coding sequence ATGACCATGACTGATCCGATCGCAGACTTCCTGACGCGTCTGCGCAACGCCAACTCGGCGTACCACGATCAGGTGAAGGCTCCGCACTCCAAGCTCAAGGCGAACATCGCCGAGATCCTGAAGCGTGAGGGTTACATCGCCGATTACCGCACCGAAGACGCCGCCGTTGGCAAGAACCTCGTCGTCGATCTGAAGTACGGCCCCAGCCGTGAGCGCAGCCTGCAGGGCCTGCGCCGCGTCTCGAAGCCGGGTCTGCGTGTGTACGCGAAGTCCACCAACCTGCCCAAGGTCCTCGGCGGCCTCGGCGTGGCGATCATCTCCACGTCCACCGGCCTCCTGACCGACCGTCAGGCAGCCAAAGCCGGCGTGGGCGGCGAAGTCCTCGCCTACGTCTGGTAA
- the rplF gene encoding 50S ribosomal protein L6: MSRIGKQPIAIPSGVEVTINGQDIAVKGPKGQLSLTVSEPITITKGEDGQLQVARPDDERRSRALHGLTRTLVANMIEGVTKGYEKKLEIAGVGYRVALKGQNLEFALGYSHPVVAEPPQGITFAVESPTKFSVAGIDKQLVGEVAANIRKYRKPEPYKGKGIRYAGENVRRKVGKTGK; encoded by the coding sequence ATGTCGCGTATTGGTAAGCAGCCCATCGCCATCCCCTCCGGCGTCGAAGTCACCATCAACGGCCAGGACATCGCGGTCAAGGGCCCCAAGGGCCAGCTGTCGCTGACGGTGTCCGAGCCGATCACCATCACCAAGGGTGAAGATGGTCAGCTCCAGGTCGCCCGTCCCGACGACGAGCGCCGCAGCCGTGCCCTGCACGGCCTGACCCGCACCCTGGTCGCCAACATGATCGAAGGCGTCACCAAGGGCTACGAGAAGAAGCTCGAGATCGCCGGCGTCGGTTACCGCGTCGCGCTCAAGGGCCAGAACCTCGAATTCGCCCTCGGCTACAGCCACCCGGTCGTTGCCGAGCCCCCGCAGGGCATCACCTTCGCGGTGGAATCGCCCACCAAGTTCTCGGTGGCCGGTATCGACAAGCAGCTGGTCGGCGAGGTCGCCGCCAACATCCGCAAGTACCGGAAGCCGGAGCCGTACAAGGGCAAGGGCATCCGCTACGCCGGCGAGAACGTTCGCCGCAAGGTCGGAAAGACGGGTAAGTGA
- the rplR gene encoding 50S ribosomal protein L18: MAQTENQKAKRIPLGKDASTRRRLSKTRRHFRLRKKVAGTTERPRLVVHRSSRHLHAQLIDDSVGKTIAAASSIEADVRALDGDKTAKGKKVGELIAERAKAAGVEAVVFDRGGHDYHGRIAALADAAREGGLKF, translated from the coding sequence ATGGCGCAAACCGAGAATCAGAAGGCCAAGCGCATTCCGCTGGGCAAGGATGCTTCCACCCGGCGTCGGCTGTCGAAGACCCGTCGCCACTTCCGCCTGCGCAAGAAGGTCGCCGGCACCACCGAGCGTCCGCGTCTGGTCGTGCACCGCTCCTCGCGGCACCTGCACGCCCAGCTGATCGACGATTCGGTCGGCAAGACCATCGCCGCGGCCTCCAGCATCGAGGCCGATGTGCGCGCGCTCGACGGCGACAAGACCGCCAAGGGCAAGAAGGTCGGCGAGCTGATCGCTGAGCGTGCCAAGGCTGCCGGTGTCGAGGCCGTCGTGTTCGACCGTGGTGGCCACGACTACCACGGCCGCATCGCCGCGCTGGCCGATGCCGCTCGCGAAGGTGGGTTGAAGTTCTGA
- the rpsE gene encoding 30S ribosomal protein S5 yields MPGRQRRDGGNGPAGQNGSAPEGGRDNRRGGDRRGGGDRRDQAAEKNQLERVVAINRVSKVVKGGRRFSFTALVIVGDGNGLVGVGYGKAKEVPAAIQKGVEEARKGFFRVPMIGSTITHPVQGEAAAGVVMLRPASPGTGVIAGGAARAVLECAGIHDILAKSLGSDNAINVVHATVAALKQLQRPEEVAARRGLPLEDVAPAGMLRARAGQGV; encoded by the coding sequence ATGCCGGGACGTCAGAGGCGTGACGGCGGAAACGGACCCGCCGGACAGAACGGAAGCGCCCCCGAGGGCGGCCGCGACAACCGCCGTGGTGGCGACCGTCGCGGTGGCGGTGACCGTCGCGACCAGGCCGCCGAGAAGAACCAGCTCGAGCGCGTCGTCGCGATCAACCGCGTGTCGAAGGTCGTGAAGGGTGGTCGTCGCTTCAGCTTCACCGCCCTGGTCATCGTCGGTGACGGCAACGGCCTGGTCGGTGTCGGTTACGGCAAGGCCAAGGAAGTTCCCGCGGCCATCCAGAAGGGTGTCGAGGAAGCGCGCAAGGGCTTCTTCCGCGTCCCGATGATCGGCTCCACCATCACCCACCCGGTGCAGGGCGAGGCGGCGGCCGGTGTGGTCATGCTGCGTCCGGCTTCCCCGGGTACCGGTGTGATCGCCGGTGGCGCCGCGCGTGCCGTGCTCGAATGCGCGGGCATCCACGACATCCTGGCCAAGTCGCTCGGTAGCGACAACGCGATCAACGTCGTGCACGCGACCGTTGCCGCCCTCAAGCAGCTGCAGCGTCCCGAAGAGGTCGCGGCCCGTCGTGGTCTGCCGCTCGAGGACGTCGCTCCCGCGGGCATGCTGCGTGCTCGTGCCGGACAAGGAGTCTGA
- the rpmD gene encoding 50S ribosomal protein L30: MADLKVTQIKSSIGAKQNQRDSLRTLGLRGIRKSVVREDNAQNRGLINVVRHLVTVEEV; the protein is encoded by the coding sequence ATGGCAGATCTCAAGGTGACCCAGATCAAGAGTTCGATCGGCGCCAAGCAGAATCAGCGGGACAGCCTGCGCACCCTCGGCCTGCGGGGCATCCGCAAGTCGGTGGTCCGTGAGGACAACGCCCAGAACCGCGGGCTGATCAACGTCGTGCGCCACCTCGTGACAGTTGAGGAGGTCTGA
- the rplO gene encoding 50S ribosomal protein L15 has protein sequence MTIKLHHLRPAPGAKTDKTRVGRGEGSKGKTAGRGTKGTKARKNVPAAFEGGQMPIHMRLPKLKGFTNPFRTEYQVVNVGAIAELFPQGGQIGKDELVAAGAVRKNQLVKVLGEGEISVAVQISADKFSGSAKEKITAAGGTVTELG, from the coding sequence ATGACCATCAAGTTGCATCACCTGCGTCCTGCCCCCGGCGCCAAGACCGACAAGACCCGTGTGGGTCGCGGTGAGGGCTCCAAGGGTAAGACCGCGGGTCGTGGTACCAAGGGCACCAAGGCTCGTAAGAACGTCCCGGCCGCCTTCGAGGGCGGGCAGATGCCGATCCACATGCGGCTGCCCAAGCTCAAGGGCTTCACCAACCCGTTCCGCACCGAATACCAGGTCGTGAACGTCGGGGCGATCGCCGAACTGTTCCCGCAGGGCGGCCAGATCGGCAAGGACGAGCTCGTCGCTGCCGGCGCGGTTCGCAAGAACCAGCTGGTCAAGGTTCTCGGCGAGGGAGAGATCTCCGTCGCGGTCCAGATCAGCGCGGACAAGTTCTCCGGCTCCGCCAAGGAGAAGATCACCGCGGCCGGTGGCACCGTCACCGAGCTGGGCTGA
- the secY gene encoding preprotein translocase subunit SecY, with translation MLSAFVSAFRTPDLRRKILFTLGLVALYRAGAALPSPGVDYRAVQECVDLVSGGENAGIYQLINLFSGGALLQLSVFAIGIMPYITASIIIQLLTVVIPRFEELRKEGQAGQTKMTQYTRYLSIALAVLQATGLVALAARGQLLQGCQQDILADTSIFGMIIIVLVMTAGAALVMWFGEQITERGIGNGMSLLIFAGIAARIPVEGKAILDSRGGLVFGLVCVAAFAIIVAVIFVEQGQRRIPVQYAKRVVGRKMYGGSSTYLPLKVNQAGVIPVIFASSLLYLPNLIAQLTGSQNNPDPSWWQELIQKYLVNPSNPVYIAIYFGMIVFFTYFYVAITFNPEERADEMKKFGGFIPGYRPGKPTADHLSFVLSRITLPGSIYLGAVAVLPNLFLDIGNTGGVQNLPFGGTAVLIMVSVGLDTVKQIESQLMNRNYEGFLK, from the coding sequence GTGCTTTCCGCCTTCGTATCGGCCTTCCGGACTCCGGACTTACGGCGGAAGATTCTCTTCACGCTGGGGTTGGTCGCGCTGTACCGTGCCGGTGCCGCGTTACCGTCGCCCGGCGTCGATTATCGGGCGGTCCAAGAGTGCGTCGACCTGGTCTCCGGCGGTGAGAACGCTGGTATCTACCAGCTGATCAACCTGTTCTCCGGTGGTGCGTTGCTGCAGTTGTCGGTCTTCGCGATCGGCATCATGCCCTACATCACCGCGAGCATCATCATTCAGCTGCTGACGGTCGTCATCCCGCGGTTCGAGGAACTGCGTAAGGAAGGCCAAGCCGGCCAGACCAAGATGACGCAGTACACGCGTTATCTGTCGATCGCGCTGGCCGTGCTGCAAGCCACCGGTCTGGTCGCGCTCGCGGCCCGCGGTCAGCTGTTGCAGGGCTGCCAGCAGGACATCCTGGCCGACACCAGCATCTTCGGCATGATCATCATCGTGCTGGTCATGACGGCCGGTGCGGCGCTGGTCATGTGGTTCGGTGAGCAGATCACCGAGCGCGGTATCGGCAACGGTATGTCGCTGCTGATCTTCGCCGGTATCGCCGCCCGCATCCCGGTCGAGGGCAAGGCCATCCTGGACAGCCGCGGTGGCCTGGTGTTCGGCCTGGTGTGTGTGGCCGCGTTCGCGATCATCGTCGCGGTGATCTTCGTCGAGCAGGGTCAGCGCCGGATCCCGGTGCAGTACGCCAAGCGCGTGGTCGGCCGCAAGATGTACGGCGGCTCCTCGACCTACCTGCCGCTGAAGGTGAACCAGGCCGGCGTCATCCCGGTGATCTTCGCGTCCTCGCTGCTGTATCTGCCGAATCTGATCGCACAGCTGACGGGGTCGCAGAACAATCCCGATCCCAGCTGGTGGCAGGAGCTCATCCAGAAGTATCTGGTGAATCCGAGCAACCCGGTCTACATCGCGATCTACTTCGGCATGATCGTGTTCTTCACCTACTTCTATGTCGCGATCACCTTCAATCCGGAGGAACGCGCCGACGAGATGAAGAAGTTCGGTGGCTTCATTCCGGGCTACCGGCCCGGTAAGCCGACCGCCGATCATCTCAGTTTCGTGCTGAGTCGCATCACCCTCCCCGGCTCGATCTACCTCGGCGCGGTAGCCGTCCTGCCGAACCTGTTCCTCGACATCGGTAATACCGGTGGGGTACAGAACCTGCCGTTCGGCGGCACGGCCGTGCTGATCATGGTGAGCGTCGGTTTGGACACCGTGAAGCAGATCGAAAGCCAACTGATGAATCGAAATTACGAAGGGTTCCTCAAGTGA
- a CDS encoding adenylate kinase — protein MRVVLLGPPGAGKGTQAVLLSEKLGVPHISTGDLFRANISQQTPLGREAQKYIDAGDLVPSDVTNRMVEARVAEPDAANGFVLDGYPRTVDQADALEKILGDMDKKLDAVLCFVVPEEVLKERMLARGRGDDNEEIIDNRLRVYRSETEPLLEHYDGLVVTVDGVGEVDEVNARALAALGH, from the coding sequence GTGAGAGTTGTACTGCTCGGACCGCCGGGTGCCGGCAAGGGCACGCAAGCCGTTCTGCTGTCGGAAAAGCTCGGTGTGCCACACATCTCCACGGGGGACCTGTTCCGCGCCAACATCAGCCAGCAGACCCCGCTGGGCCGCGAGGCGCAGAAGTACATCGACGCGGGCGATCTGGTGCCAAGCGATGTGACCAACCGGATGGTCGAGGCTCGCGTGGCCGAGCCCGACGCCGCCAACGGTTTCGTGCTCGACGGCTACCCGCGCACGGTCGACCAGGCCGACGCGCTGGAGAAGATCCTCGGCGATATGGACAAGAAGCTGGACGCGGTGCTGTGCTTCGTCGTGCCGGAGGAAGTGCTGAAGGAGCGCATGCTGGCGCGTGGCCGCGGCGATGACAACGAAGAGATCATCGACAACCGGCTGCGGGTGTACCGCTCGGAGACCGAGCCGCTGCTCGAGCACTACGACGGCCTGGTCGTCACCGTCGACGGTGTCGGCGAGGTCGACGAGGTCAACGCCCGCGCGCTGGCCGCACTGGGACACTGA
- the map gene encoding type I methionyl aminopeptidase: MVFGRKRKKVVPFRTAGEVDAMAAAGAIVGRALVAVRAAAVPGASTLDLDQVAEQVIRDAGAVPSFKGYQGFPASICASVNDRVVHGIPSAEEILVEGDLVSIDCGAILDGWHGDSAWTFGVGELSEDDRLLSEATRLSMEAGIEAMLPDNRLSDVSHAIELGTRAAEKAHGRNYGIVDGYGGHAIGREMHMEPFLPNEGEPGKGPLLVVGSVLAIEPMLTLGTSETDVLDDDWTVVTSDGSRAAHWEHTVAVTEDGPRILTPRPE, translated from the coding sequence ATGGTTTTCGGCCGCAAGCGCAAGAAGGTGGTGCCGTTCCGTACGGCGGGTGAAGTGGACGCGATGGCGGCCGCGGGTGCGATCGTCGGTCGCGCCCTGGTCGCCGTCCGTGCGGCCGCGGTACCAGGCGCCTCGACGCTCGATCTCGATCAGGTGGCCGAGCAGGTCATCCGGGACGCCGGCGCGGTGCCGTCGTTCAAGGGGTACCAGGGTTTCCCCGCCTCGATCTGCGCCTCCGTCAACGACCGGGTGGTGCACGGCATCCCCTCGGCCGAGGAGATCCTGGTCGAGGGCGATCTGGTGTCGATCGACTGCGGCGCCATCCTCGACGGCTGGCACGGCGATTCGGCATGGACCTTCGGCGTCGGCGAACTCTCCGAGGACGACCGGCTGCTGAGCGAAGCCACCCGGCTGTCGATGGAGGCCGGTATCGAGGCCATGCTGCCCGACAACCGGCTCTCCGATGTCTCGCACGCCATCGAGCTGGGCACCCGCGCCGCCGAGAAGGCGCACGGGCGCAACTACGGCATCGTCGACGGCTACGGCGGCCACGCCATCGGCCGCGAGATGCACATGGAACCCTTCCTGCCCAACGAGGGCGAACCGGGCAAGGGCCCGCTGCTGGTGGTGGGTTCGGTGCTGGCCATCGAGCCGATGCTGACCCTGGGCACCAGCGAAACCGACGTCCTCGACGACGACTGGACGGTCGTCACCTCCGACGGCTCCCGCGCCGCGCACTGGGAGCACACCGTGGCCGTCACGGAGGACGGGCCCCGCATCCTCACCCCGCGGCCGGAGTAA
- the dtd gene encoding D-aminoacyl-tRNA deacylase yields MRVLLQRVTSAQVSVDGEVVGHIDPAAHGAPHGLVALVGVTHDDTEQTAAALADKLWRLRVLDGERSAADLDAPILVVSQFTLYADTKKGRRPSWSAAAPGPIAEPLVDHFAAALRALGATVATGRFGAHMHIDLTNDGPVTLLLEG; encoded by the coding sequence GTGCGAGTACTGCTGCAACGAGTGACATCTGCGCAAGTCAGCGTCGACGGCGAGGTGGTCGGCCACATCGACCCCGCCGCCCACGGCGCACCCCACGGCCTGGTGGCGCTGGTCGGCGTCACCCATGACGACACCGAGCAGACCGCCGCCGCGCTGGCGGACAAACTGTGGCGGTTGCGGGTGCTCGACGGCGAACGCAGCGCCGCGGATCTGGATGCGCCGATCCTGGTCGTCAGCCAGTTCACCCTCTACGCCGACACCAAGAAGGGCCGCCGCCCGTCCTGGTCGGCCGCCGCCCCCGGCCCGATCGCCGAACCCCTGGTCGACCATTTCGCCGCCGCGCTGCGAGCCCTCGGCGCCACCGTCGCCACCGGCCGTTTCGGCGCCCACATGCACATCGACCTGACCAACGACGGGCCCGTGACCCTCCTACTGGAGGGATGA